One segment of Brassica napus cultivar Da-Ae chromosome C3, Da-Ae, whole genome shotgun sequence DNA contains the following:
- the LOC125583373 gene encoding probable WRKY transcription factor 10 — translation MSDHNANDNGTKPISETSSGTSLTTPQSERRSGGIVERVSARIGRDIPPLNMEGISRFANSFGNQNLVHFPISVTSPGFSSLSPSLQSPNMFTNSSSQIIPPSPIPNDATQEMVESSGGAHGTMMISNNNLPHQPLDIDLPPQECKKGTADIPTEESADITSHESNADHIGAPLLPSFDYEVVAEKDATNLSSLKSDSEDDDKDK, via the exons ATGAGTGATCATAATGCAAACGACAATGGTACAAAACCGATCAGCGAGACGTCGTCTGGAACCAGCTTAACAACTCCTCAGTCTGAACGAAGATCTGGTGGTATCGTTGAAAGAGTGTCTGCAAGGATAGGAAGAGATATTCCACCGCTCAATATGGAAGGCATCAGCCGATTTGCTAATTCTTTCGGGAACCAGAATCTTGTTCATTTTCCTATTAGCGTAACATCTCCAGGATTCAGTAGTCTCTCTCCATCTTTGCAATCTCCAAATATGTTCACTAATTCTTCTTCACAG ATTATCCCTCCGAGTCCAATCCCGAATGACGCGACTCAGGAGATGGTGGAAAGTTCAGGTGGCGCCCATGGAACGATGATGATATCCAACAACAATCTTCCTCATCAGCCGTTGGACATTGATCTGCCTCCTCAAGAAT GTAAAAAAGGCACTGCTGATATTCCTACGGAAGAGTCTGCTGATATCACATCTCATGAATCTAATGCTGATCACATTGGTGCTCCTTTACTCCCTTCTTTTGATTATGAAGTTGTTGCTGAAAAGGATGCTACGAACCTTAGCTCCCTTAAAAGTGATAGCGAAGACGATGACAAGGACAAATAA